Proteins encoded within one genomic window of Granulicella pectinivorans:
- a CDS encoding SulP family inorganic anion transporter, giving the protein MRDVKVELLAGLTAALSLVPEVVGFALVAHVNPLTGLYAAFIICLVAAIWGGRPGMISGAAGSMAVVSAGLVVQHGVEYLFATIVLTGLLQMAFAWFRLGKLIRMVPHPVMLGFVNGLAIIIASAQIQHFHMHRADGSVGWLDSSSLLGMIGLVAVTVLVTVFLPKLTNSFPSALAGILAATGVALALGIRTRTVGDLASIHGTLPRFHIPQIPYTFETLRIILPYALVLAVIGLVETLLTLNLIDEITDTGGRPNRESMAQGVGNFVGALFGGMGGCAMIGQSMINLNAGGRRRLSGIAAGSFLLSFILVGSKLIERIPLAALVGVMFVVSAETFNWKSLRGMAKVPKHDTMVMIVVTLVTVLTNLAVAVVAGIVIAALVFAWDHAQQLEIEIEGMAEGKLYRLHGSLFFASATQFTRFFTPKEDPAEVYLEFDHARIMDSSALEAIEALAGRYRDLGKTLHVRGLSEHCDRLLRRKDGSVTMLPLGNS; this is encoded by the coding sequence ATGCGTGATGTGAAAGTGGAGCTTTTGGCCGGATTGACGGCTGCGTTGTCGCTGGTTCCGGAGGTCGTCGGCTTTGCCCTAGTGGCGCACGTCAATCCGCTCACCGGGCTGTATGCGGCGTTCATCATCTGCCTGGTGGCCGCAATCTGGGGCGGCCGTCCGGGCATGATATCAGGCGCGGCGGGGTCGATGGCCGTGGTCTCGGCCGGGCTCGTGGTGCAGCATGGCGTGGAGTATCTGTTTGCGACCATCGTGTTGACGGGTCTTTTGCAGATGGCCTTCGCGTGGTTCCGGCTGGGCAAGCTCATTCGCATGGTGCCGCATCCGGTGATGCTGGGGTTTGTGAATGGGCTGGCCATCATTATCGCTTCGGCGCAGATACAGCACTTCCACATGCACCGCGCGGACGGGAGTGTGGGCTGGCTGGACTCCTCTTCCCTGCTGGGGATGATTGGTCTGGTCGCGGTGACCGTTCTGGTGACCGTCTTTCTGCCGAAGCTGACCAACTCGTTTCCTTCCGCGCTGGCTGGGATTCTGGCGGCGACCGGCGTGGCGCTTGCGCTGGGGATCAGGACGCGGACGGTGGGAGATCTGGCGTCCATCCACGGGACGCTGCCACGCTTTCATATACCGCAGATTCCCTACACCTTCGAGACGCTGCGAATTATTCTGCCGTATGCGCTGGTGCTGGCCGTGATTGGCCTGGTCGAGACGCTGCTGACCCTGAACCTGATCGACGAGATCACCGACACCGGCGGTCGTCCTAACCGCGAGTCCATGGCGCAGGGCGTGGGAAACTTCGTGGGCGCGTTGTTTGGCGGCATGGGCGGATGCGCCATGATCGGGCAGAGCATGATCAACCTGAATGCGGGCGGGCGGCGGCGGCTCTCGGGGATTGCTGCGGGGAGCTTTCTGCTCTCCTTCATTCTTGTTGGGTCGAAGCTGATTGAGCGGATTCCGCTGGCGGCGCTGGTCGGCGTCATGTTCGTGGTGTCGGCCGAGACCTTCAACTGGAAGAGCCTGCGCGGCATGGCGAAGGTGCCGAAGCACGACACGATGGTGATGATTGTAGTCACGCTGGTGACGGTGCTGACCAACCTTGCCGTGGCTGTCGTCGCCGGGATTGTGATCGCGGCGCTGGTGTTTGCGTGGGACCATGCGCAGCAGTTGGAGATCGAGATCGAGGGGATGGCTGAAGGGAAGCTGTATCGTCTGCATGGAAGCTTGTTCTTTGCCTCCGCGACGCAGTTCACACGTTTCTTTACGCCGAAGGAAGATCCGGCTGAGGTGTATCTGGAGTTCGATCACGCGCGGATTATGGACTCGTCCGCGCTCGAGGCGATCGAGGCGCTGGCGGGACGATACCGCGACCTCGGCAAGACGCTGCATGTGCGTGGGTTGAGTGAGCACTGCGATCGTCTGCTGCGGCGGAAGGATGGGTCGGTCACGATGCTGCCGCTTGGGAACTCCTAG
- a CDS encoding hemolysin family protein: MSMFFTAPLILLMFALVIASYIDRVYSEMGKFLAREYQDNIDSWEEFVEPRLRLARESIGLSASILRQLAIAIIGVLFGLSLFGSLAFEAGAAWSKIAITGFELILIIVVFDRLIPQLLFTRTRGRWIVKLRYLIVAVLYLISPITLFCSLLLSIAALADPEPSAEVDHPSEAMEALLEAGEEEGIFEESDRDLVRSVVEFGDKVVREVMTPRPQLFAVPGSLSLEEFTAQIDEHKFSRVPVFSGSLDHITGIVFAHDLLQVLDTDAGQITVAQLQRPAAFVPETKKVPELLREMQREKQHMRIVIDEYGGTAGLVTIEDLLEAIVGNIADEHDETEADDAPVRQEDGSYIVNGSFEVSRLRDLFEVDPKPESAKPEDYEPLDSEEEPEKPEPEPLRLSEDYESTTLGGLVSEIAGHIPLPGEVVEEDGLRMEVLASTDRRIDRIRVSFVSPSDAAA; encoded by the coding sequence ATGAGCATGTTCTTCACGGCTCCCCTGATTCTGCTCATGTTTGCCCTGGTCATCGCGTCGTATATCGACCGCGTCTACTCTGAGATGGGCAAATTCCTCGCCCGCGAGTACCAGGACAACATCGATTCCTGGGAAGAGTTCGTGGAGCCCCGCCTTCGCCTCGCGCGCGAGTCCATCGGGCTTTCGGCTTCGATCCTGCGTCAGCTTGCCATCGCGATCATCGGCGTCCTGTTCGGCCTCAGCCTCTTTGGTTCACTTGCCTTCGAAGCGGGAGCGGCCTGGAGCAAGATTGCGATCACCGGCTTTGAACTCATTCTGATCATCGTCGTCTTCGACCGCCTCATCCCCCAACTCCTCTTCACCCGCACCCGTGGCCGCTGGATCGTCAAGCTCCGCTACCTCATCGTCGCGGTCCTGTACCTCATCTCGCCGATCACCCTCTTCTGCAGTCTTCTGCTCTCCATCGCGGCCCTCGCCGATCCCGAACCATCCGCCGAGGTCGACCACCCCTCCGAGGCCATGGAAGCGCTCCTCGAAGCCGGCGAGGAAGAGGGCATCTTCGAGGAGTCCGACCGTGACCTCGTCCGCTCCGTCGTCGAGTTCGGCGACAAGGTCGTCCGCGAGGTCATGACGCCGCGTCCCCAGCTCTTCGCCGTCCCCGGCTCGCTCTCGCTAGAAGAGTTCACCGCCCAGATCGACGAACACAAGTTCTCCCGCGTCCCGGTCTTCTCCGGCTCGCTCGACCACATCACCGGCATCGTCTTCGCGCACGACCTCCTGCAGGTCCTCGATACCGACGCCGGCCAGATCACGGTCGCCCAGCTCCAGCGTCCTGCGGCGTTCGTGCCCGAGACCAAGAAGGTTCCCGAGCTCCTCCGCGAGATGCAGCGCGAAAAGCAGCACATGCGCATCGTGATCGACGAATACGGCGGCACCGCCGGCCTCGTCACCATCGAAGACCTCCTCGAGGCCATCGTAGGCAACATCGCCGACGAGCACGACGAGACCGAGGCCGACGACGCGCCCGTCCGCCAGGAAGACGGAAGCTACATCGTAAACGGCAGCTTCGAGGTCTCACGCCTGCGCGACCTCTTCGAGGTCGATCCGAAACCCGAATCCGCGAAGCCCGAGGACTACGAGCCTCTCGACTCCGAGGAGGAACCCGAGAAGCCCGAACCCGAGCCACTGCGCCTGTCCGAAGACTACGAATCGACCACCCTCGGCGGCCTCGTCTCCGAGATCGCCGGCCACATCCCCTTGCCGGGCGAAGTCGTCGAAGAGGACGGACTCCGCATGGAGGTCCTCGCTTCGACGGACCGCCGCATCGATCGTATCCGCGTCTCGTTTGTGTCGCCATCCGACGCCGCCGCTTGA
- a CDS encoding PhoH family protein, translating to MTTKTLPITPGIEPLFGTRDENLRLMEDSLHVTIDLRSDGLRVVGEPEAIARVERIFQDFDALRKGGVNLHNGELHGMLKLVVSDPATTLRGLADSGKQRSVGVKRTVQPRSPNQRKYVEAIEQNDMVFGLGPAGTGKTYLAVAMAVAALMAKKVSRIILVRPAVEAGERLGFLPGSLQEKVDPYLRPLYDALYDLLDQERVDKLLERNVIEVAPLAFMRGRTLSDAFIIMDEAQNTTQEQMKMFVTRLGQNSKAVITGDLTQIDLPNPKKSGLFEAMNILDGVEGIKFCTFEDVDVVRHTLVQRIVRAYDSHNRAQQIPLTLTEPGLSDPALRPLDAPKPVQKPQ from the coding sequence TTGACGACAAAAACGCTTCCCATCACTCCCGGTATCGAGCCTCTCTTCGGCACGCGCGATGAGAACCTCCGTCTTATGGAAGACAGCCTCCACGTCACTATCGATCTCCGCTCCGACGGCCTCCGGGTCGTGGGTGAACCTGAAGCCATCGCCCGCGTCGAACGCATCTTTCAGGACTTCGACGCACTCCGCAAAGGCGGCGTCAACCTCCACAACGGCGAGCTCCACGGCATGCTCAAACTCGTCGTCTCCGATCCCGCCACCACCCTGCGCGGCCTTGCCGACTCCGGCAAGCAACGCTCGGTTGGCGTAAAACGCACCGTGCAGCCCCGTTCGCCCAACCAGCGCAAGTACGTCGAGGCCATCGAGCAGAACGATATGGTCTTCGGCCTCGGACCCGCCGGTACCGGCAAAACCTACCTCGCCGTCGCCATGGCCGTCGCCGCGCTCATGGCCAAGAAGGTCAGCCGCATCATCCTCGTCCGGCCTGCGGTCGAAGCCGGAGAACGCCTCGGCTTCCTCCCCGGTTCGCTCCAGGAGAAGGTCGACCCTTACCTCCGTCCGCTCTACGACGCCCTCTACGACCTCCTCGATCAGGAGCGCGTCGACAAGCTGCTCGAACGCAACGTCATCGAGGTAGCCCCCCTCGCCTTCATGCGCGGGCGTACCCTGTCCGACGCGTTCATCATTATGGACGAGGCGCAAAACACCACGCAGGAACAAATGAAGATGTTCGTCACCCGTCTGGGGCAAAACTCCAAGGCGGTCATTACGGGCGATCTCACCCAGATCGACCTTCCCAACCCGAAGAAGTCCGGCCTCTTCGAGGCGATGAACATCCTCGACGGTGTCGAAGGCATCAAGTTCTGCACCTTCGAGGACGTGGATGTCGTCCGGCATACGCTCGTTCAGCGCATCGTCCGGGCCTACGATAGCCATAACCGCGCCCAGCAGATTCCCCTCACCCTCACCGAGCCGGGCCTGTCCGATCCCGCGCTTCGTCCGCTCGACGCACCGAAACCCGTTCAGAAACCCCAGTAA
- a CDS encoding TIGR03435 family protein, translating into MRMLGAVVLAIAAGSAGAQTTFAVASIHPSSEAVKFERDGKTDVTPMALRMRDVTVQTCIKWAYGVQRAQVVGSDDLEQIHYDIDAKVEEPTKPEQMKLMMQALLADRFKLKFHRAQKEMRRYAMVVLPTGSKNLKVSEPGAEPYRQNSARGTVVRATTMQEWADFLSGPLETPVVDKTGLPGRYDFSIDFTPYLPKDQVPMQQDPGYIVNITLQGDLGLKLEPGKGPIEVMVVDHVEKPSEN; encoded by the coding sequence ATGAGAATGCTTGGTGCGGTGGTTCTGGCGATAGCGGCAGGTTCAGCAGGTGCGCAGACGACGTTTGCGGTGGCTTCCATCCACCCCAGCTCGGAGGCGGTGAAGTTCGAGCGCGACGGCAAGACGGACGTGACGCCAATGGCGCTCCGCATGCGCGACGTCACCGTCCAGACCTGCATCAAGTGGGCCTACGGGGTGCAGCGGGCGCAGGTCGTCGGATCGGACGATCTGGAGCAGATCCACTACGATATCGACGCCAAGGTCGAGGAACCCACCAAACCGGAGCAGATGAAGCTGATGATGCAGGCCCTGCTGGCCGACCGTTTCAAGCTGAAGTTCCATCGTGCGCAGAAGGAGATGCGGCGCTATGCCATGGTCGTATTGCCGACAGGAAGCAAGAACCTGAAGGTCTCCGAGCCCGGCGCAGAGCCGTACCGGCAGAACTCCGCGAGGGGGACGGTGGTGCGGGCGACAACCATGCAGGAGTGGGCGGACTTTCTCTCCGGACCGTTGGAGACACCGGTGGTCGACAAGACCGGGCTGCCGGGGCGGTACGACTTTTCCATCGACTTTACGCCCTATCTGCCAAAAGACCAGGTGCCGATGCAGCAGGATCCCGGGTACATCGTGAACATCACCCTGCAAGGCGACTTGGGGCTGAAGCTGGAGCCGGGGAAGGGACCGATCGAGGTCATGGTGGTGGATCACGTGGAGAAACCCAGCGAGAACTAG
- the ybeY gene encoding rRNA maturation RNase YbeY has translation MINIDPPSSVEISKSGLSRFLHRAQAAVGIAGEVTVLLADDPTLKRLNRDFRGKNKATDVLSFPAPTEDEGGAADYAGDIAISLDTAARAATRFGHTLRDEVRILLLHGLLHLNGMDHETDSGEMAAREAELRSQLKLPVSLIARVQKKASR, from the coding sequence ATGATCAACATCGACCCTCCATCTAGTGTAGAAATCTCAAAGTCCGGCCTTTCGCGCTTCCTCCATCGCGCCCAGGCTGCAGTCGGTATTGCCGGTGAAGTCACCGTGCTGCTCGCCGACGACCCCACGCTCAAGCGCCTCAACCGTGACTTTCGCGGCAAAAACAAGGCCACCGACGTTCTCAGCTTTCCCGCGCCCACCGAGGACGAGGGCGGTGCCGCCGACTATGCCGGCGATATCGCCATCTCGCTCGATACCGCCGCTCGTGCCGCGACCCGTTTCGGCCACACGCTTCGCGATGAGGTGCGGATCCTGCTCCTTCACGGCCTCCTGCATCTCAACGGCATGGACCACGAAACCGACTCCGGGGAGATGGCCGCGCGCGAGGCCGAGCTGCGCAGCCAGCTCAAACTGCCCGTCAGCCTCATTGCGCGCGTCCAGAAGAAAGCCAGCCGATGA
- the rpsT gene encoding 30S ribosomal protein S20 translates to MANHVSSLKRARQTVVKTAVNRANKSKLRGTLRSLREAIATGDLKAAAEQYRLTASILDKSVQKGVLHKNTASRYKSRLNARVKAVAVKA, encoded by the coding sequence ATGGCAAATCATGTTTCGTCCCTGAAGCGCGCACGTCAGACCGTCGTCAAGACCGCAGTGAATCGCGCCAACAAGAGCAAGCTCCGCGGCACCCTGCGCTCGTTGCGCGAGGCCATTGCCACGGGCGACCTGAAGGCTGCCGCCGAGCAGTACCGCCTGACCGCGTCGATCCTCGACAAGAGCGTCCAGAAGGGCGTGCTACACAAGAACACCGCGAGCCGCTACAAGAGCCGCCTCAACGCACGCGTGAAGGCTGTCGCCGTCAAGGCGTAA
- a CDS encoding RidA family protein, with product MQTRRTAIQSFFAALATTFSTRADSETPAKNGLTKVVHTRGPKPAQTPLYSPAISWGNTLYLSGKSSKDAPPGDIKSDVKFVLAEIEKDLLNAGSSMANVLKVTVYLNDIKDYAAMNEVFRGAFGDVPPARTTVSAAVPRGVSVEIDIIAGIERPSLG from the coding sequence TTGCAAACGCGCCGCACTGCCATCCAGTCCTTCTTCGCCGCACTGGCCACTACGTTCTCCACCCGTGCCGACTCTGAAACACCAGCGAAAAACGGCCTGACAAAGGTCGTCCACACGCGCGGGCCAAAGCCGGCACAGACTCCTCTCTATTCGCCGGCGATCTCATGGGGAAATACGCTATATCTGTCTGGAAAGAGCTCGAAGGACGCGCCTCCTGGAGACATCAAGTCCGACGTGAAGTTCGTTCTCGCTGAGATCGAGAAGGATCTCCTCAACGCCGGTTCGTCTATGGCGAACGTCCTCAAGGTGACGGTCTATCTGAACGACATCAAGGACTACGCCGCCATGAACGAGGTCTTTCGGGGTGCCTTTGGCGACGTACCTCCGGCCCGTACCACCGTCTCTGCAGCCGTGCCCCGTGGGGTCTCCGTGGAGATCGACATCATCGCAGGCATCGAACGCCCGTCCCTCGGCTGA
- a CDS encoding M13 family metallopeptidase, whose product MKAASTTRMVCFGMAMMATSVSGWAQQQQTYLPVPAFDATSMDTTADPCSDFYKFSCGRFAANHPIPADQAGSNQFSALQNVNTQALSGILTKAAAGGAGRKPNEQKIGDFYAACMDTAAIDAKGLAPLQPLLGEIDGLGNGMRAKLELAPLIGKLQRVGVDVFFSFGEQQDFKDASKQIASVDQGGLGMPERDYYFRPGAKDEELRQKYVAHVAKMLTLAGATPEVAAKEAKDIMTFETALAKASMTVTERRDPEKTYHLQPIATFRAGVPGFDFDAFEAQVHAPKLTEINNANPAYGPALSHAVRDTDMATLKAYMKYHLLTTFAGRLPTKFDDENFDFYARTLRGQQEQAARWKRCSNGVNGALGEALGEVYVSQYFAGDSKAKMLEMVHDIEHAMDTDLTQIAWMSDATKVKAREKLHAIANKIGYPDTFRDYSALTIARDDAAGNQLRANAFENDRQLNKIGKPVDHSEWGMTPPTVNAYYDPSMNDINFPAGILQPAFYDPKADDAVNYGHIGVVIGHELTHGFDDEGRKFGPTGNLDDWWTAADAKNFETKANCLADQYSSYVAVDDVHVNGKLTLGENTADNGGLLLGYIAYMERAKQNNVDLTKKVDGYTPAQRFYIAYAQNWCENDRPENVRAQVLTNEHSPGHFRANGAIVNQPAFGAAFGCKAGAPMVPVNSCRIW is encoded by the coding sequence ATGAAGGCAGCTTCGACGACACGCATGGTTTGTTTTGGGATGGCGATGATGGCCACCTCGGTATCCGGCTGGGCGCAACAACAGCAGACGTATCTGCCGGTTCCGGCCTTCGACGCGACCTCGATGGACACGACGGCGGATCCCTGCTCGGACTTCTACAAGTTCTCGTGCGGGCGTTTTGCGGCGAATCACCCGATTCCCGCGGACCAGGCAGGCTCCAACCAGTTTTCGGCGTTGCAGAACGTGAACACGCAGGCGCTGAGCGGCATTCTGACCAAGGCCGCGGCGGGTGGCGCAGGCCGCAAGCCGAACGAGCAGAAGATTGGCGACTTCTACGCCGCGTGCATGGATACGGCAGCGATCGACGCCAAGGGACTGGCACCGCTGCAGCCGCTGCTGGGTGAGATCGATGGGCTTGGCAATGGCATGCGGGCTAAGCTGGAGCTGGCGCCGCTGATCGGCAAACTGCAGCGCGTGGGCGTCGACGTGTTCTTCTCGTTTGGCGAACAGCAGGACTTCAAGGACGCGTCCAAGCAGATTGCCTCGGTCGACCAGGGTGGGCTGGGGATGCCGGAGCGCGACTACTACTTCCGTCCGGGAGCAAAGGACGAAGAGCTGCGCCAGAAGTACGTCGCCCACGTGGCGAAGATGCTGACGCTGGCGGGCGCTACGCCGGAGGTAGCGGCGAAGGAAGCCAAAGACATCATGACGTTCGAGACGGCGCTGGCCAAGGCTTCGATGACGGTGACGGAACGCCGCGATCCGGAGAAGACGTACCATCTGCAGCCGATCGCCACCTTCCGTGCGGGCGTCCCGGGGTTCGATTTCGATGCGTTTGAAGCGCAGGTGCATGCGCCGAAGCTTACCGAGATCAACAACGCGAATCCCGCGTATGGACCGGCGCTCTCGCATGCCGTGCGCGATACCGATATGGCCACGCTGAAGGCCTATATGAAGTACCACCTGCTGACGACGTTTGCAGGGCGTCTGCCGACGAAGTTCGACGATGAGAACTTCGACTTTTACGCACGCACACTGCGTGGACAGCAGGAGCAGGCGGCACGGTGGAAGCGCTGCTCCAATGGCGTGAACGGCGCGCTGGGCGAGGCGCTGGGTGAGGTGTATGTCTCGCAGTACTTTGCCGGGGACAGCAAGGCGAAGATGCTGGAGATGGTGCATGACATTGAGCACGCGATGGATACGGACCTGACCCAGATTGCGTGGATGTCGGACGCGACGAAGGTGAAGGCGCGGGAGAAGCTGCATGCGATTGCGAACAAGATCGGCTATCCGGACACGTTCCGCGATTACAGTGCGCTGACGATTGCGCGGGACGACGCTGCGGGCAACCAGTTGCGGGCGAATGCGTTTGAGAATGACCGGCAGTTGAACAAGATCGGCAAGCCGGTGGACCACAGCGAATGGGGCATGACGCCGCCGACGGTGAACGCGTATTACGACCCGAGCATGAACGATATCAACTTCCCTGCCGGGATTCTGCAGCCTGCGTTCTACGATCCGAAGGCGGATGATGCCGTGAACTATGGGCATATCGGCGTGGTGATTGGGCACGAGTTGACGCATGGGTTCGACGACGAAGGCCGCAAGTTTGGGCCGACCGGCAACCTGGACGACTGGTGGACGGCGGCGGATGCGAAGAACTTCGAGACGAAGGCGAACTGCCTTGCGGATCAGTACAGCAGCTATGTGGCGGTCGACGATGTGCATGTGAACGGCAAACTGACGTTGGGGGAGAACACGGCGGACAATGGAGGGCTGTTGCTGGGATACATCGCCTATATGGAGCGGGCGAAGCAGAACAACGTGGACCTGACCAAGAAGGTGGATGGATATACGCCGGCGCAGCGGTTCTATATCGCGTACGCGCAGAACTGGTGCGAAAACGACCGTCCGGAAAACGTGCGGGCGCAGGTGTTGACGAACGAGCACTCGCCAGGACACTTCCGGGCGAACGGCGCGATTGTGAATCAGCCGGCGTTTGGGGCGGCGTTTGGATGCAAGGCAGGAGCGCCGATGGTGCCGGTGAATAGCTGCCGGATCTGGTAG
- a CDS encoding MFS transporter translates to MSENTLSSLTPAAILPATPVQYDAPPQRNEGTLLRVLGAISFCHLLNDMVQSLLPSIYPILKSQFHLDFAHLGLLTFTYQVVASMLQPLVGQYTDKHPMPFALPTGMTFTLIGLILLAFAPTFTWLIVAASLVGVGSAIFHPESSRIARMASGGKHGFAQSFFQVGGNSGSAIGPLLAAFIVLPLGQKGMAWFTIPAIVGIAILYRIGRWYKQRHAEASTRKGVENSTVAHLSRGRVIMALAILIALIFSKYFYLASLSSYYTFYLIQRFQVSVRTSQIMLFAFLGAVAAGTLIGGSAGDRWGRKLVIWISILGVLPFTLILPYASLFWTGVLSVIIGFIIASAFSAILVYAQELLPGRVGMVSGLFFGVAFGMGGIGAAVLGKIADRTSIITVYHLCAYLPAIGLLTGFLPDVERKKPKTRKLANA, encoded by the coding sequence ATGAGCGAAAATACCCTGTCCAGCCTCACACCCGCCGCCATCCTCCCCGCCACCCCGGTGCAATACGATGCCCCCCCGCAGCGAAACGAAGGCACACTCCTTCGCGTGCTCGGCGCCATCAGCTTCTGCCATCTCCTCAACGACATGGTGCAGTCGCTCCTGCCCTCGATCTACCCGATCCTCAAGAGCCAGTTCCACCTCGACTTCGCCCACCTCGGCCTCCTCACCTTCACCTATCAGGTGGTGGCCTCCATGCTGCAGCCCCTCGTCGGCCAGTACACCGACAAGCACCCCATGCCCTTCGCCCTCCCCACTGGTATGACCTTTACCCTCATCGGTCTCATCCTCCTGGCCTTCGCGCCCACCTTCACCTGGCTCATCGTCGCTGCATCCCTGGTTGGTGTCGGTTCCGCGATCTTCCACCCGGAAAGCTCGAGAATCGCACGCATGGCCTCGGGCGGAAAGCATGGCTTTGCCCAGTCCTTCTTCCAGGTCGGTGGAAACTCCGGTTCGGCCATCGGACCTCTCCTCGCGGCATTTATCGTTCTCCCCCTGGGACAGAAGGGAATGGCCTGGTTCACCATCCCCGCCATCGTCGGCATCGCGATCCTCTATCGCATCGGTCGTTGGTACAAGCAGCGCCATGCCGAAGCTTCCACAAGAAAAGGCGTCGAAAACAGCACGGTGGCGCACCTCTCCCGGGGACGCGTCATCATGGCCCTTGCCATCCTCATCGCCCTCATCTTTTCGAAGTACTTTTACCTCGCCAGCCTCTCCAGTTACTACACCTTCTATCTCATCCAGCGCTTCCAGGTCTCCGTCCGCACCTCCCAGATCATGCTCTTCGCCTTCCTTGGAGCCGTGGCCGCCGGAACCCTCATCGGAGGCTCCGCCGGCGACCGCTGGGGCCGCAAACTCGTCATCTGGATCTCCATCCTCGGCGTGCTTCCGTTCACACTCATCCTCCCTTACGCCTCGCTCTTCTGGACAGGCGTCCTCTCCGTCATCATCGGCTTCATCATCGCCTCCGCCTTCTCGGCCATCCTTGTCTACGCGCAGGAGCTTCTCCCCGGCCGCGTCGGCATGGTCTCCGGGCTCTTCTTCGGCGTCGCCTTCGGCATGGGAGGCATCGGTGCGGCCGTTCTCGGCAAGATCGCCGACCGCACCAGCATCATCACCGTCTATCACCTCTGCGCCTACCTCCCGGCCATCGGCCTGCTCACAGGGTTTCTGCCGGACGTAGAGCGCAAGAAGCCGAAAACACGGAAGCTTGCGAACGCATGA
- a CDS encoding DMT family transporter, translating into MPSQPIQNRTLGFAACALASSLWGCGFFFGKIALAEMNPGAMVFYRFAFACLVLVPILFTHRPHFSGREWGVLAFSAFLGVPVQFLLQFEGLKLTTVSHAALMVGLMPVILALGAAIWAHERMDLIGWIAISASTTGAALIALGGHRGAGGSSLTGDMMVVASLIIALFWILMNKQMMERHNHLTVTVYGLMIGMLMLGVIVPLRYGMPPVHGVSWKAWAALAASGVLCTATTTSLWNWGLTQVPASQAGVLLNMEPLLGSLLGVFVLSEKLGPSAWAGGGLILASAITLTTQSKTRVQEMEHAVL; encoded by the coding sequence ATGCCTTCCCAACCCATTCAGAACAGAACGCTCGGCTTTGCGGCGTGCGCTCTGGCGAGCTCGCTGTGGGGATGCGGCTTCTTCTTCGGCAAGATTGCGCTTGCCGAGATGAACCCCGGCGCGATGGTGTTCTATCGCTTCGCGTTCGCGTGCCTGGTGCTGGTGCCGATCCTGTTTACGCATCGTCCACACTTCAGCGGGCGCGAGTGGGGCGTGCTTGCGTTCTCCGCGTTTCTGGGTGTGCCGGTGCAGTTCCTGCTGCAGTTTGAAGGATTGAAGCTGACCACGGTTTCGCATGCTGCGTTGATGGTTGGGCTGATGCCCGTGATTCTTGCGTTGGGCGCGGCGATCTGGGCGCATGAACGGATGGATCTGATTGGATGGATCGCGATCAGCGCCTCGACGACCGGGGCGGCACTGATCGCACTGGGAGGCCACCGGGGCGCGGGCGGATCGTCGCTGACGGGCGACATGATGGTCGTTGCGTCGCTCATCATTGCGCTGTTCTGGATTTTGATGAACAAGCAGATGATGGAGCGTCATAATCATCTGACGGTTACGGTGTATGGACTGATGATCGGCATGCTGATGCTGGGCGTGATTGTGCCGCTGCGCTATGGCATGCCTCCGGTGCATGGCGTCTCGTGGAAGGCGTGGGCGGCGCTGGCGGCGTCTGGCGTGCTGTGTACCGCGACGACGACGAGCCTGTGGAACTGGGGTTTGACGCAGGTGCCGGCGTCGCAGGCAGGGGTGCTGCTGAACATGGAGCCTCTGCTGGGTTCGCTGCTGGGTGTGTTTGTGCTGTCGGAGAAGCTGGGGCCGAGTGCGTGGGCCGGCGGAGGGCTGATTCTGGCCTCGGCCATTACGCTGACGACGCAGTCGAAGACGCGCGTGCAGGAGATGGAGCATGCCGTTCTGTAG